In Chryseobacterium oryzae, the genomic stretch ATGTGATTTTGCATTAACAACAATAATAATATTTTTTCTTGAGTCTATTTCTTTTATAGATTCAATTATTTCGACTTTAGCTTCGAAATTAGATAAAGATTTTCTTATGATTTCGACATAATGTATTGTAGCATCATGCCTATCTCCTTTTTCAAAAAGAATCTGAAATTTCATCTTAATGTTATTATAGTTACTTATATTCTAAATGATAATCTTTTTTAAATAAACAAACTGAAAAACAGTATGAAATATATAACTTATTAGATAAGAAATTGAAATACCAACTGCTCCTAAATTGAGTATTCTAATCGTATAATATGAACATGCAATTAAAATAATTGCCCAGAATAAGTTAAAATAAAAACCAAGCCACATTTTGCCTTTACTTGCAATTGCTTGTCCTACTACATTATTAACAGCGATAAAACCGGTAGTAATGAACATAATAATGATTGGTACAAGGGCATCATCATATTTATGTCCATAAAAAAATGTAATTAAAGGTGAAGCAATAACAAAAAACAGCACCAATCCAAAACCTATATAAACACTTACTCTCAGATTTTTATTAAACACTTCTTTGTATGTATCTATATTATTTGCATTAGCAGTTAACATAGGCAATGCAATCTGAGAGAGCGCAGCAGGAATAAATAAAATTGTATTTCTCCACTGGTTGGCAATATCAAAATTAGCCATCTGCTCATATCCTTTTGGTTGATTAACAAGTAAGTAATTACAATACCAAGTAACCGGACCAACCATTAAACCTCCCAAAATTGCAGGTAAACTAAATTTCCATAAAACATTAAGTTCTTCGAAATTTTTAATATCAAAGATTTGAATATTAAATTCTGAGTAAAAATATTTTTTTAATGTTAAAAAATTGAGTAAAAACAAAATCACAAAGTTAAGACCAAATGCAATTACCACAGCGTTCAGATCAAAAAATTTGGATGCCAAAATTAATCCTATAGAGGAAATAACTCCTGCAACAACATTATTTATAGACATTTGTTTAAATTTTTCCATTCCTGCGAGAATGCCATTTTGGATTCCGTTAAGAGAGGAAAAAAACAGAATAAAAGAACTTAATCTAATTTCGTTAAAAATTACCGGAGCTTTTATTTGGATTGCAATTTCTTCGGCAAATACATAAACTAAAATAGAAACAAATATGCTTATTATAATTGCTAGTAGTGTAGAAATACCAACAATTTTTTCAACTTTTGCTTTGTCTGAAAATCTATACTGAGAAATATATTTTGTTGAAGTAATACCCAATTCTAAACCCGCAAACATTACAAACATAAGTATTGTAGATTTAATTATCCCAAACTGACCATATTGCTCTTTACCTAAATATCTTGCCATTAAAATTGTGGCTAGTAGTAGAATAAATTTTGACAACAGGTTTCCTAATAGAATCCAAAAACTATGTGAAAAAATTTTCTTATTAATGTCGGATGATAGAATTAACTTTACTTTTGATTTGATATCCATTGCTAATTATAATGAACGGATAAACTCTACAATTTTCTCACAAGCATTTCCATCCCCGTATGGATTATGAAGTTCACTCATTTTTTGGTAGATTGTAGTATTTGTTAAAAGTTTATTTGTTTCTTCTACAATCTTATTTTTATCTGTCCCAACCAAAATAACGGTACCCGCTTGTACTGCTTCTGGCCTTTCAGTTGTGTCTCGCATAACCAAAACAGGTTTTCCTAAACTAGGAGCTTCCTCTTGCACACCACCAGAATCGGTAATAATTAGATAAGACTTCGCCATCAACCAAACAAATGCAGGATAAGCTAATGGATCTATAAGCCTTATATTGTTAATACCGGAAAGTATTTTATATACTGGTTCCTTTACATTAGGGTTAAGATGAACAGGATATATAATCTGTGAATTATGGTTGGATAGCGCAATTTCTTTCAGTGCTTCACAAATATTGATAAATCCTTGACCGTGATTCTCTCTACGATGCCCAGTTACCAGTATTAATTTTTTTGAAGGATCAACTATTGTTTCTAAAAAATCGATTTCAGGATTCTTAATTGTTTTTACTCTTTCGGAACTCTCTAATAAAGCATCAATAACAGTATTTCCAGTAATAACAATATTTTGTTTTGGCAGATTTTCTTTCAACAAATTATCATAAGATTGTTGTGTTGGTGCAAAATGAAAATCTGCAATTCGTCCCGTAACCTGCCTATTGATTTCCTCTGGAAAAGGCGATCTTTTATTATGAGTTCTCAATCCTGCTTCTACATGACAAATCTTAGCCCCACTATAAAATCCAGCAATACTAGCAGCCATTGTCGTTGTTGTATCACCATGAACATAAACATAGTCTGGTGAAAAATCATCCAAAACCGGTTTCAGTTCAGATATAATGTCTGCAGTTAATGTAAATAGATTTTGGTTAGGCCTCATTAAATTCAAATCATAATCAGGTCTAATCTCGAAAAAATCTAATACCTGATCTAGCATTTCGCGATGTTGAGCTGTAACGCAGACCTTTGTTTCAAAAATATTCTGATGTTTTTGAAATTCTTTTACCAGAGGAGCCATTTTAATTGCTTCCGGTCTCGTTCCAAATATTATAAGATTTTTCTTTTGCAATTTTTAATTTTTAAATTATTAGTATAAATTAAGTTGCTTTAAAAACTTTAGTAATTTATTATAACTTATTGCTATATCAAATGTTATAAAACATTTATCTTAAAGTAGATTGATATTTTTCTAACTGATTATAAATCTTTTTAACATCTTGAGATTTCTCTTTCTGTAAAATTAAAAACGCATCGGGAGTATAAACGAAAATAGAATCTTTAAGACCTACAAATGCAGTGAAAATTTCTGTACCGATGACCATATTACCATTTTCATCAACAGAATGCCCTGTAGAACGTAAATAATCATATAAAGACTCGAAAGACCCTAAATCACTCCATCTGAAATGAGCAGGTACTACTTTTATCTTTTTAGATCTTTCCATTACAGCATAATCTATACTTATGGATGGTATCTGTAGAGAGGCTTCTATATTCAGAGACTTATTTTCAGATATACTCCAAGCTTCTACACATTTTTCAAAGACTTCCGGTTGATACTTTTTCAGTTCATCTAAAAATACACCTGCTTTAAAGCAAAACATTCCGGAATTCCACAAAAAAGTACCTCTTTCTAAAAATCCTTGTGCTGTTTCAGTGTTTGGTTTTTCTCTGAAAGAAAGTACATCTTTCCCTTCATATTCTATGTAACCATATCCAGTTTCCGGTTTTGAAGGAACTACTCCAAAAGTAACAAGAAAGTCTTTCTGAGCTAATTCAATCGCCTCTTTAATTGCTTTTTCATAAGCATCTTGGTTCTGAATAAGATGATCAGATGGAGTAATAATCAATATATCCTCAGCATCAACAGCAAGAGATGCAAAGGCAATTGCGGCTGCTGTATTTCGTGCTGCAGTTTCTGTAATAAAAGTTTTAGGAATAGAAATGTCATTCAAAAGCTGTTGGCTCCATTCGATATGATCTGTATTTCCTACAACCATAATTTCATCTACCACTTTTTGATTTCTTTCTGCAGTTAATTCAAATAAAGCTTTACCAGAAAATAATTTAAGAAACTGTTTTGGATGTTGTTTCCTTGAAAGAGGCCAAAGCCTACTCCCTACACCTCCTGATAAAATTACATTATATATTTTCATGCTCTATTATAATCATCTTCAACTCTTACAATATCGTCCTCACCAAAATAAGTTCCATATTGTACCTCTATAAAAACAACAGGCTCATTAGTTTTGTTCTCCATACGATGATGTGCTCCTAAAGGAATTTGTGCTACCTCTCCCGCTTTAAAATCTTTAACTTGATCGTTAATGGTTATGGTTCCAATACCAGAAACTATTGTCCATACTTCAGCTCTATGGTGATGGTACTGAAGAGAAAGCCTACCTCCAGGATTCACTAATATTCTTTTTACTTTATGAGTTTCAGCATCTTCCAAAACCCAGTACTCTCCCCAAGGTCTAACATCGTGTTCTAGCATTACTTATATTTATTTGTATTAAGTCTGCAAATATACTCAGTTTTTTCCAAGAATTACATTAATAAAATTTAATATCACATCTAAATTCTTTTATTTATCAAAAAAAATATTAATTAAATAATAAAAACGGTTTAATAGTCAAAAATAGTTGGTGAAATTCTTTGCAACGCTGATTATTACTGATGATACAGAAAGTTTATTGAACTTTGTTTCAATAAACTTTTTTTATGTCTGAAAATTCAAAAAAAATCGCTGTTGGAGTTGCAAAAGTTTGGAGGTGATTTCTTGAGGTAAACAAAATGGCAAACGCCGTTTTAAATGTAAAAATTGTGGCATTTATTTTACATCCGAAAACAAATCTGTGAGCTTGAAAAACAAAGAAATTTGGTTTAAAAAATGGATTGTCTGTAAACAAACCTATGAGCAGATTTCAGATGAATCAGGGTATTCAGTAAGTACGCTTCAGCGGTATTTTAATGTGATGCTTGGAAATGCTCCTAAGCTGACCTACAGCCAAAACAAGGAAGTAAGTTTATCTGCTGATTGATGGAACCTATTTTTCCAATGAAATTTGTTTGGTTGTTTTCAGAGATAATGTTTTTAAACAAACCCAACTTTATAGAATCACTGACGGGGAGCATTATGAGGAGATGAAAGAAGATTTGGAAAACATCCTTAGTTTGGGAATAAAAATCGGCGGAATAACCTGCGACGGCGATAAATCATTACTCAAAGCCATCCGAAAAGTCTGCCCGAAGGTTCCCGTTCAAAGGTGTTTGGTTCATATCCAGAGGATGTGTAAAATATGGCTCTCTGCCTATCCAAAGTCGAATGCGGGATTTGAACTGCGGGAAATTGTCTGCAAACTGCATTTCATTGATAATGAATCTAAGAAACAGTATTGGATAAAAGAATTTTTGGATTGGTTTGACAAGCATAAAGATTTTATTGATGAAAAATCCTACAGCCCGGAAACCGGTAGATATTGGTATACTCACAAAATGGTCAGAAGGTGTTTCTCTGTTATCAGAAAAGCTTTGCCTAATATGTTCACTTTTCTTCAAAATCCTAAAATCCCAAAAACAACAAACGGAATTGAGTCTTTTTTTGGTCATTTGAAAGGAAATTTAAATATTCACAGAGGGCTCACGAAAAGCAGGAGAAAAAAGTCCATTCAGTGGTATCTCTTCTACAAGAACCGAAAGAAGTAAGGTTTTTTTAGCCATAAAGCTGTTCCAATAATTAATGGAAAAAAGGATGGAAAAACCCATCCTTCTAAACTATTGTTTACAGCGCTGATTGTATTGCTGATGAGTTGCTCCTCAGCATTGCTCATTTCCTCTTCCAATCAACAGCCAAATATTACGAATTATTTCTGGGAAAAACACCAACTATTTTTGACCACATTACCATAAAAACTCAATGGAAAAGAATTTATATCATTTTTTACATCTACTTGAAATATATCAATTACCTAAGAATTAACTAAAACTGGACTATAAATAGATTTTTCAACTTTCCAATTTAATTTCTTGAAAACTGTTATATCCCAATATATTCTTTGTAAAATTGGAAGATTATTTTGTTTCATATAAAAAATAGTTGAAAAATTTTAACTATTATTGAGCATAAAATTTTATAATAGCAATATTACTATATTTTATAAAATTTATATGACAGAAGCAAATAACAGTATACGAGAAAAAAAATTAAAATTTCACACATAGTATGACTAGATCATAAATAACTTGAGTTCGGTATAAGCAATATTTTAAATAAATGATATTTTAGTTGGTTATTACTTTATCACAAAGAAAACAAAGAGATGCTTGATTTTTAAAACAATTTTAAGTTATAGAATGGCACTTCGTTTATCAAAGTAATAAAAATTTTTATTACTTTGGTGAGTTCCACGCTTTTGTTTGCTTTACGTATAAATCAATTATTAGTATTTTGTTTAACTTTTCGATTTATAAATCCTTAACCCTAACTCAGATTAAATATTAAAAAGACAAATAATTTACAATCTTTTATTTACAATATTTTTATTTAGAAGACCTTTAACATCATAAATAATTCCATTTTCCTTAAGAAAACTTTTTAAATCTAATGTGAAAAATTCTTTGTGTGATACGGTGAGAACAATAGCATCATATTTTACCTCATCTCGAAGTTGTGAAATACAATGAATGTTATATTCGTTTTTTACTTCTTCAGGGTTTGCCCAAGAATCATATGTAATTACCTCTGCACCATAATCTTGTAGATTGGTAATAACATCAATCGCTTTTGAATTTCTTATATCAGGACAGTTTTCTTTAAAAGTAATTCCGAGATTTAAAATTTTAGATCCTTTTACTTTAATATCGTTTTTAATCATTAATTTAACAACCTGGGATGCGACAAATGCCCCCATAGAATCGTTCAGTCTTCTTGCTGCTAAGATTAATTCGGAGTAATATCCTATTTCCTGTGCTTTTTGAGCGAGATAAAAAGGATCTACTCCAATACAATGCCCACCCACCAAACCAGGTTTAAATTTTAAAAAATTCCACTTGGTTCCAGCCGCTTCTAAAACATCATGAGTATCAATATCCATTAAAGAAAAAATCTTAGCAAGTTCGTTCATAAATGCAATATTGAGATCTCGCTGAGAATTTTCAATTACTTTTGAAGCTTCAGCAACTTTTATGGATGGAGCTAGATGCGTACCTGC encodes the following:
- a CDS encoding oligosaccharide flippase family protein; its protein translation is MDIKSKVKLILSSDINKKIFSHSFWILLGNLLSKFILLLATILMARYLGKEQYGQFGIIKSTILMFVMFAGLELGITSTKYISQYRFSDKAKVEKIVGISTLLAIIISIFVSILVYVFAEEIAIQIKAPVIFNEIRLSSFILFFSSLNGIQNGILAGMEKFKQMSINNVVAGVISSIGLILASKFFDLNAVVIAFGLNFVILFLLNFLTLKKYFYSEFNIQIFDIKNFEELNVLWKFSLPAILGGLMVGPVTWYCNYLLVNQPKGYEQMANFDIANQWRNTILFIPAALSQIALPMLTANANNIDTYKEVFNKNLRVSVYIGFGLVLFFVIASPLITFFYGHKYDDALVPIIIMFITTGFIAVNNVVGQAIASKGKMWLGFYFNLFWAIILIACSYYTIRILNLGAVGISISYLISYIFHTVFQFVYLKKIII
- the wecB gene encoding non-hydrolyzing UDP-N-acetylglucosamine 2-epimerase, which codes for MAPLVKEFQKHQNIFETKVCVTAQHREMLDQVLDFFEIRPDYDLNLMRPNQNLFTLTADIISELKPVLDDFSPDYVYVHGDTTTTMAASIAGFYSGAKICHVEAGLRTHNKRSPFPEEINRQVTGRIADFHFAPTQQSYDNLLKENLPKQNIVITGNTVIDALLESSERVKTIKNPEIDFLETIVDPSKKLILVTGHRRENHGQGFINICEALKEIALSNHNSQIIYPVHLNPNVKEPVYKILSGINNIRLIDPLAYPAFVWLMAKSYLIITDSGGVQEEAPSLGKPVLVMRDTTERPEAVQAGTVILVGTDKNKIVEETNKLLTNTTIYQKMSELHNPYGDGNACEKIVEFIRSL
- a CDS encoding mannose-1-phosphate guanylyltransferase, which encodes MKIYNVILSGGVGSRLWPLSRKQHPKQFLKLFSGKALFELTAERNQKVVDEIMVVGNTDHIEWSQQLLNDISIPKTFITETAARNTAAAIAFASLAVDAEDILIITPSDHLIQNQDAYEKAIKEAIELAQKDFLVTFGVVPSKPETGYGYIEYEGKDVLSFREKPNTETAQGFLERGTFLWNSGMFCFKAGVFLDELKKYQPEVFEKCVEAWSISENKSLNIEASLQIPSISIDYAVMERSKKIKVVPAHFRWSDLGSFESLYDYLRSTGHSVDENGNMVIGTEIFTAFVGLKDSIFVYTPDAFLILQKEKSQDVKKIYNQLEKYQSTLR
- a CDS encoding phosphomannose isomerase type II C-terminal cupin domain, with the protein product MLEHDVRPWGEYWVLEDAETHKVKRILVNPGGRLSLQYHHHRAEVWTIVSGIGTITINDQVKDFKAGEVAQIPLGAHHRMENKTNEPVVFIEVQYGTYFGEDDIVRVEDDYNRA
- a CDS encoding transposase yields the protein MVVFRDNVFKQTQLYRITDGEHYEEMKEDLENILSLGIKIGGITCDGDKSLLKAIRKVCPKVPVQRCLVHIQRMCKIWLSAYPKSNAGFELREIVCKLHFIDNESKKQYWIKEFLDWFDKHKDFIDEKSYSPETGRYWYTHKMVRRCFSVIRKALPNMFTFLQNPKIPKTTNGIESFFGHLKGNLNIHRGLTKSRRKKSIQWYLFYKNRKK
- a CDS encoding nucleotide sugar dehydrogenase; the protein is MNSKYNICVIGLGYVGLPLARLFATKYSVVGFDINEKRIAELKSGNDVTQELNNDFLHEVLLEENPLQKSESNPKGLYCTSLLEDIKNADIYIITVPTPVDKHNRPDLTPLYKSSETVAKVLQKGDIVIYESTVYPGVTEEECVPVLEKVSGLTFNQDFFVGYSPERINPGDKEHTVDKILKVTSGSTPETGKIVDDLYQSVITAGTHLAPSIKVAEASKVIENSQRDLNIAFMNELAKIFSLMDIDTHDVLEAAGTKWNFLKFKPGLVGGHCIGVDPFYLAQKAQEIGYYSELILAARRLNDSMGAFVASQVVKLMIKNDIKVKGSKILNLGITFKENCPDIRNSKAIDVITNLQDYGAEVITYDSWANPEEVKNEYNIHCISQLRDEVKYDAIVLTVSHKEFFTLDLKSFLKENGIIYDVKGLLNKNIVNKRL